AGCGATAAACAGACTGAAGCAATAAGCGCCGTAGCGAACCATGTCGCGGGGAGTGTTGCGCTGCGTGATGCCGAACACTACCGAGGCGCATAACGCGAACACGGCAGCGGCGCTGAAGTGCGAGAGTTCGATCATGATTATTGCTTCTTTCCGGTAGCGATGTGGTACGCATCTGCGGCGCTGATGATGTTCAGCAGGCCGGCGACGATGATGAACTTGGTTCCGTAATCGGCGGTGGCGCGATGGATGGCGCCATGGCCCCAATCCATGTTGCGGGCCAGGAAGTAGAGCACTCCCGAGCCGACGTCGCCGAAGAAGCCGAGTATGTCGAGCAGGTCGCCGGTGTTAAACGCGTACACCTTGCCCTCCATCCCGAGTCCCAGGAAGAACATGGTGGACACTGCCGCGAGCAGGAGAGTGCCGCGAATCCAGCGTCGCAGGACGAAGTGTCCGGCTCCGGGGATGAGCCATGCCGCAACCGTGGCGACGACCGCCTTCGATTTATCGGCGGCTCGCGCGGGCGTTGCCGGAGTGACTGCGACGGGTTGTGTATTCGTTGTGTTCGCCATCAGATAATCACGA
The window above is part of the Clostridia bacterium genome. Proteins encoded here:
- a CDS encoding DUF6677 family protein; amino-acid sequence: MANTTNTQPVAVTPATPARAADKSKAVVATVAAWLIPGAGHFVLRRWIRGTLLLAAVSTMFFLGLGMEGKVYAFNTGDLLDILGFFGDVGSGVLYFLARNMDWGHGAIHRATADYGTKFIIVAGLLNIISAADAYHIATGKKQ